The Nicotiana tabacum cultivar K326 chromosome 5, ASM71507v2, whole genome shotgun sequence sequence GACACCCTAACAGTCattctgaggaagatgaaagaaatggaaaaggAGAACAAAATGTTGCGAGACCAAATGAAGGAGCATCAAGAAAGAGTAGACAAAATATCGGGTGCCCCAAAATGCTTACCAAAAAGGGATGTGGGTCGGTTCGTGGAACAACCTTACACTGATGAagcttgttgatacccaattttgccctcatattttccaaatagtatatatattttcaatatatcattttgcatcattatttagtttatagGAGTTATACATgtgtttttcatattttttaacaaTGTTTAGAGCTTTAAAGctatttttcttgcatttaaattacttgaatatttactaattattcttttaaattattttgtaatGACTAAATATCTAAAATTATAATTTCCATTCATAATATATGTTTCAATTATTTTTcacttcattttatataattacattagtattttAGGCTATTTACACaatcttgcaataatagcctatattttacaaCTTTATtacatttgtcattttattcaaggtcaaaataatattttacatttttataattttctactattgttttaaggtattaatttgcataaatagcatttttatattttatttaattgtttttattaaattatttttccctTAATCTCCTATTTTAAAATCTGGCCAAAATTAGGTTAATTTCGGACCAATTAAAGTCCAAATGAACCATCCCACTTTGATTAACCCCCAGAAGCCCAATCCAAGTGGCGCTGTGCAGTCCAAACCTGACCCAACTCCCCTTGAATCTCAGCCGTTGATCAAAAGCGATCAACGACTCACATCACTCCACTCTCTTTCCTTATATCCTTATCCTGAAACCCTAGAGACCATTCCCTTTCCTCAGTCGCCCTCATACACTCTCATCTCTCaaacctaaaccctagccgcctcactCAAATCTCAGCCTCAATCCAATATTACATGAAAATCATCCatgattcctttcctttctttCACACACAGAGATACTTACCATCTTTTGAAAGTTACAAGTACTGGgtacttgattatttatgaaagCTGAGTCATTGGTGTTCTTTTGACTCtgattttgtattattttcatatttttgaccTAATACACTAACTATCAGATCCCATGGCTTCGATGCAGTgagatttttgctatttttgttcCTCGTCTAAATTAGGCTTTATGGATTTACCCTAAAACTGATTCTAATTGATTTTTACATgccatattttccttatttaatataatatatttccttattttatgtgtttatctttacAACTATATAAATCTttccccattcccctttgaaaCAAACTTTTAATTACCAGATTCACTAAAAATCGAAGCTATTGTTATAttattctcttgttctatactTTGGTTCTTGGCCCCACGGCCATGgaaattcaatttttcaacttttctCGGTGCGAGCACTACCCGAGGTttatttgaagcctttgggaACTCTAACGCACTAAAATTCTGGGTTCTATTGCTCTTTGTTGACATTCAGAGTATTGTGGAGTTTGTTCTTTCTTGATGTCTGTTTATTCAACTGATAACTGGTAAGTCTCTTGGCTTTTACAATTTCGTTCTTCTGTGTTCATGTCTTGCATATTCACACCTCTGAAATTTCATGACCTAATGTGTTTCTAGACTATTTTTGTGTGCAACTTGTTGGCATTGAACTTGTTTCATGATCTGAACTTCTCAAGCATTTGAATTTCCCTAAGATTTCCAGTTTTGCGACATTGTTTATGATACATGCTTAACTTGAATAATTCGGACTCCCTTAAGTTCATTTAGCCTGGTATGTTGGTCCCTGAATGTGCATGTTTGCTGCTTGGCATAAGTTTTCTTCTGTACTTTGTTCTGAATTCCTGTAATGACTTACTCGCATCTATAATGTATTCTAATCTATGTTAAGACCTTCACTCTATCTATGACCTGCTCCCATGCTATTTTTTCACTTATTATGTCTTTGGTTTGCTTAATCCTATATCCCCTAGTGATTAGTTGGGACCCTTAGAGTAGCTATCTTAACTTGTGTTTCCTTATAATGTCTGATACTGGGTATGTTTGGTataacgaaaaatattttccaagaaaatatttttttgaaaaacaagtagtaatcttattcatttttcggtgtttggtacgcaaattaaggaaattcacttctcaagagtattcataaataatttatatacaataaacatgaagccataaactttcaaaccaataACCTTctgaacccacaaatttcataaacttccaaACAGCTAAACTTTTGAAACTGCAAACTTCCGAACCCGTAAATTTTTAAACACATAAACttccgaactcataactttggaacttgtaaaattttgaacctgtaaaccgaaagatgaaaaaaactaaaacaaaaatataaaaaaaaaaaatttcctgGAGAGGGGGCAGGGGTgtgcagaaaaacaaaaagacaaaaatttcaaattacaaaaaaaaagaaaataaaacttttttttgcgggggggggggggggggggatgtgtggtgcagaaaaaaaatagaaatttaaaattacaaaaaaaaaagtgaaaaaaggaaTTTTTTGCCGGAAAAGGGGGGGGGATGACgtaataaaaaactaaaatttgaaaaaaaaaacatttttcaaagagggggtggggtggggtggggttaggtgggtgagggtggggaaggttgagaatgagttttgaaaaatattttcccttctcttgataaggaaataTGTTTTaataaggaaaatgttttccaaaacatttcaaccaaacatgggaaaattggaaaatatttttcgaaaaaatgttttccttcataccaaacacacccactGTTTTGTCTTATTGATATAAGTTGGCATGTCTACTTTCTAGTGTTGTGTTGGATATTCATCATAATTTGGACCCTTAGGCTTTAAATCCTTTAAATTAGTGCTCTACTTTAGACTTTTTTGGCATTGTGCACCTTTGTATGATAATCTGGTAATCTCAGAAAACCTGATTCCCCTGCTTCTTACAAAATGTTCTCTACCTAATATGCAAGTGTTTGAACTTATGATACCAACGTGTACTTTGAGTTTTGTTGATTCTCTTTGCttgtatattctttgtttaatcacCTCTATTATGCCTGCTTCTAAAACTAAGTGCACCTTTTCAAATTCTATCATTTGATCACTGTTCTCTCACTCTCATTTGTTACCTACACTATTCTGAATCTATCACTcttggtcggctgaaagccaaggccacaaAAAACTCTCCCTATTGACCTCCCTGGTGTGAGTACTGCCcggggtccatttgagactcCTGTGAACTCTGGCATACTAGGATTTGGGGTCTTTTGGTCACTCTCTTTACTACTGGGACTTAAGCTATCTCTGTCCTCATTTTGTCTGTTGAATCTGCCAAACTGGGTTGTTTAAGTGGTTTCTGTGTGGTTTTATAATTTGTTTGGGGGTCATATGTAACTGTTTGGCCTGACACGAGTTCCTTTTACGACTTTGGGGCTGTGTCGTTGGGTATAATCCCTTGTTTGAGAGATGTTTGGACCGGGGCATGCTAATTGTGGAAGTTGAGCTTGTTGAAGGCCCAGACAATGCTAGTTTATCTTCATTTTAGGCCTTGTTCTTGGGCCTTTAGCTTTTTTCACAtgtaatatttatatttatattctttgggcatgtaataatttgtaataacaaacaatttagggtgttagtgaaattggtGAAATGGGTATATTCTAATGTTTGGATGAAAGGGTAgagaacctgcctataggattacATGATTTATTACCCAACTTGCCATATATGTTGTTTAGCTTCCATATACactagtagaaatcatgcctatagggaatcacACACTCTCACTCGACTTGTTTACTATCAAAGCATGAGCTTAAGTACTTTATTCCCATGCCTACTGCTATGTGTTACTAGACAACATGCTTGTAAAAAACAAATGTCAATAACTGCCCTTCAATTTACATAATTGCAGCATATTCATTAGGTACTATGCATATAAGATTGTATTAACTTATCTTCTCTGGATCCttatctagatatcatgtctataaggctttAATTGACTAATTAGTCTATTGTCTTTATCGCGTTGCTCGCCTAGAAACCATAGTGTTATATTAACTTATACTCTACTGGtcctcatctagatatcatgtccatagaTTCTTAATTGATTCATCAGCTACTATTATATCTATCGCtcgcctagaaaacatgcctatagggataaagtgCTACAAAATTAGTTTTTCAACTACCAACTATTAGAACCTACTATAAAATATTGCTACTCGTTTAGAAAGTATGCCAATAGGATCAAACACGAATAATTTTGAACCCTTCCAATGGTTTTTGCTACCTCTTCGCATAAACaacttagagatcatgtctaaAGGATTTACAATACCTATAATCTGCAAATGTGTTGTTCTAACATAATCAGCATTACATGTACGTTTGAAATCaaatcacatagaaaccatgtctatatgaCTTAATTACCTTAATTTGCCTCAATTCTAAAACTATCTAATGCCTAATGTGAGAatccacctcattcaatattgggtTAACTATTCTTTCTTATTTACTTTGATGccatttattgctatttatttCTTGACATTCTCTCTTCATTGATGATCATGAAACATAACATACAAGTTGCGTTTAATTTGCTTTCAACACTAAGCTACGTCACTCGTATTAACCATTTATAGATCTGAAGTTATTATCATTAACTAGGTCTAATCCTttattatataaatttaattgatttaatcAGAGATCTACACTTTTTTGTCAAACAGTTGGTTACGTGAGTTTTCATCTTATTGGCGAGAGTTCTATTTTCCTACTTGTAACCCCTTCCCCTATTACCTGAGCTTTCACCTTATTCGCTCATATTAATGACGAATTATTTCATTACAAATATTACTTTTTCTTGTAGTGCTTCTTCTCATCTCACTTGAAACCTTTCCTAccatcttttcttttccttccatcTTATTCTCGCGATATAGCTAGATTTCTCGCTATGTGAGCAAGGATTGAGATTTTGAAAGGGTAAGGGTGGTTGAGTTTGGACACTATATTTCCCATTTACAAATGCTGCAGACACATTTATTGTTGAACAGTAGAAGAGAAGCTACAAGCAAGAGTTGAACAACTATTAATCTCCTTAGTAAAATACAGAGTAAAAAATTGGAAAAGTAAAAGATAAAAACTGAAAAGATTTTTATCAATCAAATAATTCCCAATTTGTGGTAGCAGGAGGTGGATCAAAAGTTTCCCACATGGTGGTGACTATAACTGGCTTTATTTTTGCATTGGCTATTTTTAGCACATCAAGGGTTTCCACACATTTTTGCACTCTTTGTCCCTGCAAGCATAAGTCATCAACTAACCAAAAACTCTATAAACGAAAGCACAAAGAACATTATATTACAGAATTCATAGGGGTGAGGAAAAAATTAAGGTCATAAGAAAAGTATGATATTCATTTATACAATGGAGATTATAGAATACGCGAACTCTAAACTAACAAAAAATTTGCTTTTAATAATTGGAAAATAAAAATACAGTCCTAGTCATAATTATTAGGTTCTTACTTCTTACCATGATTGGCCTTTCATTTTACCTTTGGACTTCTTTTTTTCGTCTAAACCATCAGGCATGGGAACCCACTTTTCTGATTAATTGAAATTTCCACTGCGTAATACTTATTAAATGCAATATTTCTTATCAGAAATTTATCTATTCTGAAGACTTGAATCCGAACTCCATAATTTAGTGGGAGAGAAACTTGTACATACCATCACATCTCGTGGTGGCCCTTTGGACTTTACATTCTCTGATTACAGGAGCAGATTTAGGCCAAAATTATAGTGCATGTGAATTCATGGTCTTTCGGTcaaattagatattttatgtacatatttttttAGAATCAATCTAATATATTTACTCgctcccatgcttcaaaaatatTGAATGATGTACTTGATTGAATATTGAGTTATTAAGGATGAGGGATCAATTGccattatatattttcttttttcttatttctttagtGGTTCTCAtattttaaaaatcctaaatcCGCCTCGTCTGAATATGTACATGGAACATCTTATCGTTTGGTTCTTAGAGAACAAATCATTTCATGTTAAAGAAAGTAAGATACCATCTCTCGCGGGCTATAGAATAATATGTTATGATATTATTACAAAAAATTGCATAAACATGACATTGTTTGGGCTGGTCTATTATTTTGTATCCTTATTTCGTTATGAGTAGAACTTTAAAGTCAAAAGTTAAAAATATTAACCATAGGGCAAACTATGGGCAAGATTGGTTCAACTTGACAAAAATTCAAGACGATCTACTTAAAGGCTATTTGTGTACTTCACCATATTATTAGTATACAATGAATTTTAACAAACAACTTATGAAAGAAGTAAaataagtgggcgtttggacataagaagaATTGTCAAAATTCAAAATAGAGTGAAAAAGTTTTTcaaagtaaaaatgatatttgaaatttagagttgtgtttggacatgaatttgacttgtttttgaagttttgtgagtgatttgagtgaaattttgaaaaacagtttttttggagtttttcaaattttcgaaaatttccaaaatgcattttcaagtgaaaattggaaattttatgaacaaacgctgatttcagaaaaaagtgaaattttttttgaaaaaaaaggaaaaatttcttatgcccaaacgggctctaaatatAGGGAAAAAATGAGAATAGGTACCTGCAAATTCTTCTGGGCACATGCATCTCCTTCTACATCAATGTTATCCAACTTGACAGCTTGTCTCATTAACATCTCAATCAAAGTAGTGATCTGTAATTCTGCtactttcttcccatttccaattGACTTTTCAATTGCAGATATCTATAAATAATTATTATCAAAATAAAAAGCACACCAATTAATGACCATTTAAGTAGAGCATAAACTCCCAACGTGCATGATCATGAATATTATGAAAAGGTCAGTCTTCAAACTCTTTATGCTTTGACCAAGACTATGTAATGTTCGTTCCCGAACTGACAACCTAGATTAGTTCACTAAGAACAAATttacaaattttaattttagttttaatttggtAAAGAATTCAGAATGCTTGTACGATTAAGGACACAAAGAAAACAATCCGTGCATTTTTGTCCCGCAGCTTTTCCTCCAGCTATGTACAATTATGATACTAATTGCCCTTTCAACTACCTAATTTAATTTCAACCTCACATTATGCATCATAATATCTAAGTAATTGAAAGAGTAGCCGTTTGTGTTTGACCAATTCATTTGAGAGTTTATTTTGCAATGTTTGATAAACAAATTGTGTTTGGCAAATACTTCCAAAAAGTATTTATGAGTATCAATTACAAAAAGGGAAATATTAATGTTTAATTTACAATTAGTATtatttaaaagaaagaaataaatttaaatatttatgtaagAGAATTTAATTTAAtccttattttatttaaataaatatagaaaGCACTATCTATTCTTGAGAAACAACAAACTAGATGGTATTGCCTTCTTTCAACTATAATATATGTATGCATgcaaacataaaagaaagaaataaaactaTAAATTGGACATTTGATATTGatatactacaaaagaaaaaagaaaaaaggaaaaggaaatcaTATCTCGTGAAGAGTGTTTGAAGTTGGTGATTAACATTGTAAATTATTTCAAAGAGGAATAGAAaacgaagaagaaaaaaataacggcagaataaaaaaagaagagatttATTTatagtagagagactgttttaaAGAGGATAGGAGAATAAAAATACACtaaactgaaaaagaaaagaaagggatggTAAAAAAATGGAAAGGTAAAAGATTAAATTAATGaggaataatttaaaaaataaaaatctatgcTAAAGATATTTTTatcttgaaaaaaataattttctacttCTGCTTCTTAGGAGAAGTTAGAATTtgtagcttcttcccaaaagtaaAACATTATTTTTGTTGCTGCTCAATTTAGCCAAAcacccttttttttaaaaatatttttttttgcgaAAAAACGTTTTTGACCTCTCAGAAGCTTAGTCAATCAggctttaggtcgtattttactTCAGATTGTACAAGTAGCCTCTAGTTATATAAATCTGTCGTTGGTACTTTCTCTTTTATATTACGGATAGTTTAATGCATATTTTACACTATCAGTTTTCACTTCAGTGTTATCTGTTGTGGTAGattacttttttattttcatttttctgattCCTAATCTTTATTAGTATATATGATTATCCATAGTTACTTATTAAGTTACCTGATTGTATACAATTCCTTAAATTGTCAATGTATAAAAAGTTAACTCTACAAATTACCCCCTCGGTGTGCAAAATAAGTGTCATTTAAGATTTTAATACACCCATTAAAAAAACATCTAATAACATTAATAATAAAAGTTAATTAACTAAATTACCTTTTATTATTCCTCAAATTATTATTTATCTGTCTTCAAACTTTTTAGATCATTACTTTATTGGAGTACAACAAGAGCAAATTTAGAAAAAAATGTTTAATATCTTCTCGGTTTCTTGAAATAACACTTATTTTAGACCAAATTTATTTAAGTAAAAAGACATTTAAAATGAACCGAAATAATAATGCGGTATTTAATTAAAAGGTGCTAATTACCTGCTCAGCCAGTTTATCAATTTCTGCGGACACATCGTTAATCAAGCGATGAGTGGCTTGGATTTTGGCGTTCTTCCTCATTTGCATGAATCTTTTCTCCTTGCTTTCTGGATCCTCGATTAGGATGATTTTTGATCGATCTTTGACTCCACACATGTCTAAATATTctccattttctctttcttttcctctgATTATTAGTCTCTGTTCTCCAGGTTGTAATCCTGTTTCTTCTGTTAATAACTTCTTCAATTCCCCTGCCACCACCAACCCAACTGGTTTTACAACactaggggtcgtttggtacgatGGAAAAGTAAAAATAATCCTGGGATAAAAATTTAGTATCGTCTTATCTCTTGTTTGGTTACTAATTACGGAATAAATTCTCTCGAGATTAAAAATAGTATCGGGATAACTTAGGTGAAACAATAATCAGGATAAAACAGTAAAATTAAAAACCCCATAAGACATACCAAACGGTCAACACGAAATAATACTAGCACAATTAATCATAGCATAACTTGTcttcaaaccaaacaacccctgaACGagttaattttgggaattattcaacTTTCAAGGAATAAATTAACACACAAGATTAAGCATAGTAGACATTTTGCAGCTTAATCTAGGAGTTGTTGTTTGTAGTAATGCACtgtaaataaaaacaaaatcaaacaacGCGGAAATCACCATTATATTTGgcacaaaataaaaattcaataaATAAGGAATTTTTTGAGTTGCCATTGCCAtttatatttcattgtattttcctaatattttctAGAAACTAAACAAGCCCATAAACATGGCTAATATTTTGCAAcaatttcattttaaaaacatATAACATAATATGCTTCTTAGTTTTTTTATCATTCGGCTAGCTACTTGTATTATCTCTAGCTGGACAGGAATTGCTATGATATTGTTCTCGGTAAGTTGATAATAAGTAATTATTATAATTGCAAAAATAAAGTATTGACGATGAAACACCTAGTATGCCCACGAAATATCGTAGGTAATCTCAGGACGCATTAACTTCCTATAAAAACtattattttccaaaatatttcgaCATTTTTCGAGCGACTTTTGAATATAGAATTTTAATTTTAAGATGTGAACTATTATTAAGAAAAAATATTATCGGAGTCTCGAGGGATACTAttatacttattttgttgaaatctaACCGAATTAATCTTTGGTTTTTAAATTGGGAAAACTACATAGTATAATTGTTTCGGAAGATAAtaaccaacaaaatatatatttttatatattaaaatataatattcATATACTCCTAATACATATTTTATGCATAAGTTAATTTGCATATTTGGCTTGTGTACGTAATTAATTTTGGTCAACCAACCAAATGTGTAATTTGCCGTTTTAaattataatatattaataatgtaAATATTACACCATAAGCACAATGGAATTGAGTTCaagaagttattttttttatttttttagattaTTATGTCAAACTATGGAATATTACATGTTATTAGAGGCCAAAATTAATCTAATAGTATCAAATATAGTGAAACGTTGACTTACCAAAAGTGGCGTGAGGATTGACGGAGATCTCATACCGAGCAGCACCATAAGCCACACGAATCCGCAAATTCAGAGTTATTGGAACGTCGGAATTATCACTCCGTCTCTGCACTAACATGCCTCCGGGCCTCATCTCCCACTCTATTACCTCCTCTTTGACGGCGGCAGCGGCGGTCGACGAGGTCTTATCCGCACTCTCGGCTTTTCCGCCGTTGAATTTCAGTTTTCTCTTCATCATTTTTTACCTTCGCCGGTAACTATTACCGGAGAAGATATTGCGGGGAATAAGCTTTCAGGAAGTTGTAAAGAT is a genomic window containing:
- the LOC107826027 gene encoding BAG family molecular chaperone regulator 3-like translates to MMKRKLKFNGGKAESADKTSSTAAAAVKEEVIEWEMRPGGMLVQRRSDNSDVPITLNLRIRVAYGAARYEISVNPHATFGELKKLLTEETGLQPGEQRLIIRGKERENGEYLDMCGVKDRSKIILIEDPESKEKRFMQMRKNAKIQATHRLINDVSAEIDKLAEQISAIEKSIGNGKKVAELQITTLIEMLMRQAVKLDNIDVEGDACAQKNLQGQRVQKCVETLDVLKIANAKIKPVIVTTMWETFDPPPATTNWELFD